One segment of Syntrophomonadaceae bacterium DNA contains the following:
- a CDS encoding SDR family oxidoreductase — translation MISSMFDISGKKAIVTGGTRGLGHGMAEALLEAGCEVSIIGSSDMIFDVAEDFKKKGYSCYGVKADLRNRKEVYRSFEEALAYLRGDLDILVTAAGIQRRHSAEEFPIEEWDEVLSINLNAVFIQCQLAGRIMLKKGYGKIINIASMASFFGGQTVPAYSAAKGGVMQLTKELTNDWAGRGINVNAIAPGYMATEMNSALLANETRNKQISDRIPARRWGCPEDMKGVTIFLASKASDYVNGAIIPVDGGYLVK, via the coding sequence ATGATAAGTTCAATGTTTGATATAAGCGGCAAAAAGGCAATCGTAACGGGCGGCACAAGGGGTCTTGGCCATGGTATGGCAGAGGCGCTTCTTGAGGCCGGGTGTGAAGTATCCATAATAGGGTCATCTGACATGATATTTGATGTCGCGGAAGATTTTAAGAAAAAAGGCTATTCATGCTATGGTGTGAAAGCGGATCTGCGGAACCGGAAAGAAGTATACCGTTCATTCGAGGAGGCTTTGGCATATCTTAGAGGCGATTTGGATATTTTAGTGACGGCTGCAGGTATTCAGAGAAGACATTCTGCAGAAGAATTTCCCATTGAAGAATGGGATGAGGTGCTGAGTATCAATTTAAATGCAGTATTTATCCAATGCCAATTGGCAGGACGCATCATGCTCAAAAAAGGTTATGGGAAAATCATCAATATAGCTTCTATGGCCTCATTTTTTGGCGGTCAGACCGTACCGGCATATTCGGCGGCTAAAGGTGGGGTAATGCAGCTGACAAAAGAGCTTACCAATGATTGGGCGGGCAGAGGCATTAATGTTAACGCCATTGCTCCGGGATATATGGCAACGGAAATGAATTCCGCCCTGCTTGCTAATGAGACAAGAAACAAGCAGATTTCTGACAGGATTCCTGCCCGTAGATGGGGCTGCCCTGAAGATATGAAAGGCGTCACAATATTTTTAGCATCCAAAGCAAGCGACTACGTAAACGGTGCAATCATACCAGTGGATGGCGGGTATCTGGTAAAATAG